Sequence from the Meleagris gallopavo isolate NT-WF06-2002-E0010 breed Aviagen turkey brand Nicholas breeding stock chromosome 22, Turkey_5.1, whole genome shotgun sequence genome:
GGTGGCAGCTGGGATGGCTCTCTCCCAACAGAGCGGAGGTGTGCGAGATGGGGGACGGCTGTACCAAGGCTCACTCCaatgaggagctgcaggagtggatccagaggagggagGTTGCTGCCAAGAAGAAGAAGCAAGCCATAAAGGAAGGGCTGGTGTCCTACCGGGACCGGCTCATTGCTGAATACCAGACGTGCTCCAACGAGGTGCTGATTGTAAGTCGTGGGCAACAGGGTGGGAGCTGTAGCCCCCTACGTCTCCTGTAGTGTGAGAAGCATCTGGTGTGGGAAGGGAGCCTGTGGTCTGCAATGGCCTTGTTGCCAGAGTTGGGCTTGGGAAGGGAGTTCATGCTTCCCAATGGCCTCACGACCATAGTTGAGTGAGATGCAGAAAGAGAGGCATATCCCTACATCTTCACCCCATCCAAACAGCAGCTGCCTGAACGTGCTGCTCTACCCTGAGGCCTTTCATTTTCCAAGGCTGGGAATGATGAGCAGGAACACTTATGGATGGTCCTGCTTGGGGGATGGGTAGAGAAGGAGTAGAGAAGGAAACGTTGCCATGGTGCGatccatgttttttttccctcatccttCTCTTCTCATGCTTCTCCTACAGATATCTGAGGATGTTGAGGGCATTAAGGTGGTGTGCCAGGAGCCCCTGGATGTGCACTCAGAGGACAGGCAGCTGAAGTACCAGTGGAAGTTCAAGGTTCACTCCCAGGTaagcccagctctgtgcaatGGGTTTTTGGGAGATCAGAATGAGAACATGTTGGTAGTGCTCTCAGCATCTCTGTGTAATGTCAAGAATAAGAAGATCCAGCCTTCCAAGTCTCGGGGGCAAGAGAATGGGTCTAATTGTCCTCTTCCAACTGAAGAGATCTCCAGTTTATGGCAGAGTATTTTAACTGCCGTAAAACTGAAACGTGAGGTTCctaaaagctgaaagaaatttTCAATGGGGTTGCATGAGGTGAATGTCATGAATGCTAGGTGttgttcctgcagcagctttCAGAGGGAATGGCTGCTGGAGGTCCTCATGGCCCCCTGTCTCCCCCCGGCAGAAGCCTCTGCAACACGTGGCACTGCTGAAGCGAGAACCCGGAGCCAACTTCTACCTGTCAGGAAATGGGCTGGCGAAGGGCCTGCAGTACCTCCGGGGCGAGCACGTGGCCATGCTGCCGTCCGACCCACCCGTGGCACAGGTGGAGGTCTGCTTGGAATGCTGCACACTGGGCGTCTTCGAGCAGTGGGTGGTGTTCGATTTCGGCAGCCGCCCCGTCCTCATGAAGAAGCTGAAGGTGAGGGTGGGCCGGCGGGAGGCTGCCCAGCGCGTCCCCACTGGCAGGAGGAACGGCGGCACCGTCAACTTTGTGCGGTGGAATCGAGGCAATCGCGTCATCGTTCCCAGCGTGGTGAGGACCAGCGAAGATGTGGATCTGTTGGCCAAGTACAAGCCTGCTGCTCTCTCGTTGGACTCCCAGAGGGAGGACCGTGCGAGCGCTGTCATCACCCGCATCAACTACCGCGAGAGGATGCACAGCTTCCTCTTCCGCGAGGAAGAAGCCGAGCAGGCTCTGATTGCCAAGTAAGTGCCAGATGTGGATCCGAAGGGGTTCCTCCCCTTGAACCGTGGACCCATTGCTATCCCTGcccctggggctgtgctggtggtGAAGTTGCCATCTCTTCTGGGTAGGGTCTGTAAAACCTTCCCAGACAGATGGAAAGCTGCCAAGGTAGCTTGATGGGGAGTGATAGGAAGAGAAAGGCTGTCTCATCCCATGGCTGTGGATTAGCTAGGGGCGGGTGGCAATCTCCCCTCTGCAGTGGGGATGAGCTGATTGGCCAGTTCTCTGCTGTTAATttggttgtttctttcttccagacTCAATCTGCGGGTCCTCATCTCGCTGACCTCCACGATGCAAAGCCTCTCCATGGGGATGAAGATCGCCCAGGCTGGCGAGCTGTTTGCCGAAGTGCCTACCCCTTATAACCTCTCACCAGACACAGATGAGGGATATCTGCTGAACAGGTCCGTGCCCACAGCTTTCCTGGCACTTGATCCCCCTGTAGACAATCGAGTTTATGAGGTTAGCGTGGAGAATAAAGCCACCACGGAGAAGACAATCTGGCTACAGATACCAAAGAGATGTTGCTCAGAGCTGAACTTGAAGCCAAAAACTTCCCACAATGTGGAGATCCAGTTCCAAATCGACCAGCTGCTGTTCCGGCAGTGGCACCAGGCTGTTGATCGCCTGTTGGATGAGAAACTGGTCCTACCTGATGTTGCCAGCTGCTCTATCCCCTGCTGCTTCCAACAGCCACAGACAGGGAACAGCAAACAGAAGTTGGCCATCTCCTTCATCACTGGCCAGGCAACCAGCAGGCGGCAGGTCCCACCTCTTCTCATCTACGGGCCATTTGGCACAGGCAAGACATTCACGTTGGCCATGGCCACCCTGGAGGTCATCAGGCAGCCCAACACGCGGGTGCTGATCTGCACTCACACCAACAGGTTAGCAGGGGGTGAGGGAAGAGGCAGTCGGAGTTGTGGCCGGGTTCCTGCTCTGGGTATTGATCGTCCAGTGTGATGAGAGGGAGCCGGAGTCTgtgagagggagctgagctggcCTTTTTCCAGTTTGCTTTTCAATTACTcgtttaaataaataattcatttttatttaatatgtcTTAAACTGCTTTGGCACTCCTGCTAGGAGGAGGCCTGGCATGGACGGAAGTGTTTGCGGAAGAGGTAGCATATTCCTGCTTTGTTATACAATGGGGATGGTGAGACCATATTTCTTTCTACCCTTTAGTGTGTACTGGAAGAAATGGAAGGGAGCCTGCAAATGCTCTGTGCACATGTCAATGTTTTGACTTTTCGAGGAAGATTATAGGGAAAGGGAAATGCAGATCTGATTGCTGTTGAGTCTGCCTTGAGAGAATCCAAGATTGTTAAAATTAAAGCAGTTATGTGAGATGAGTGTCTACAACCCATCATGCAGGCGGTTACTGCCTTGGTTTTTGTTGTATAATGAACAGGTGACTCCTAATCTTAGCCTGTTTCAGTCTGGTTGCACTGAAGCTTCTGTTGTCATCATCTGCCTGGGCTGGGGGTGGCGGGAGGTTAGCAGAGGAGAGGTGTTGGGCCACGTCTGTAGGATCTGGACCTAGAGAAGCAGGGTCACAGATCTTATACTGGGCATGttgcttttcaaatgatttctCCATGTGAGATGATCACTGAGTGATGCCCAAGTCTCAACTACCAACTCATATTTTAAACCATAATCTCACAATATGGTTGGACTTAGTGGCTTCTTTGCACATCTTTGAATATCTTTTGAGAAGAGTGTGTTGTTAGCCAAAGCTAGGGGAGATTTTGGCTGCTTGATGGTGAGTGATCAAAGAAGACAATGGTCTTCATGGTCGGAACATTGAGAACACCAGCTACAATCCCTTGATAGTATCCCCTTTTGTTCCTTTCCAGTGCTGCTGACATCTACATCCGGGAGTACTTCCACAAGTACGTGATCAATGGGCATCCCTGGGCTGTTCCCTTGAGGATTATATCCACTGACCGCCCCATCAACCTGACTGACCCCACCACCCAGATGTACTGCTGCCTCACTAAAGACCAGCGCTGCTTCCGCTACCCCACAGAGGAGGAGATTGACCGACACCAAATCATTATTACTACTTCCATGCTATCCAAGAACCTGAAGGTTGCCCCGGGGTACTTCACCCACATTATGATTGATGAGGCTGCTCAGATGCTGGAATGTGAAGCTTTGATTCCACTCTCCTATGCCACTTTTGAGACGCGGATTGTCCTCGCTGGGGACCACATGCAGATAACCCCAAAGCTGTTCTGTGTTGGGGATGGGCAGTCTGCAGATCACACCCTGTTAAACAGACTCTTCCAGTTTTACCAGAAGGCGAAGCATGAAGTGGCCATGAAGAGCAGGATCATCTTCAATGAGAATTATCGTTCCACTGCAGGCATCATTGAGTTTGTCTCCAAGCACTTTTACATTGGCAAAGGCAATGCTATCCATGCCAGTGGGAACATTCCACCCCACCCTGAAATCTACCCGCTCGTGTTCTGCCATGTTCCTGGTGTGGTCGAAAGGGATATGTCCATGACTTCTTGGCACAATGCTTCTGAGATAATACAAGTGATTGAGAAAGTGGAGGAGTTATATCAGAAGTGGCCACATGAGTGGGGTGTTCAAGATCTGAAGAGGATCTGTGTGGTCTCCCATGGGATTCAGGTATGTATGAGGATGTTTTCCCTTGCTGGAGGGGAATGTATGCACCACTGACTGACTGCTGTCCTGTAACCTTACCAACAGATGAGGGACCTTGTACCTTAGGTGTTGGCATTCCTGTGCTGAAAATGTGTTCAGCTGtgcctctttctttcttaccaGGTTTCTGCGATAAGACAGGAGCTGAGGAAGAAGCAGCTACCAGATGTGGTGGTAGAAAACTATGAAAACTTGCCAGGTTTGTGTCCTGTGCAATAGCTAGTAAAGTCTGATTGCATTTTGAGGTCTATTGCTTGCTAAGGAGGACTTTCGCAGTCAAGTTTGTGGACAGGAGAGTCTATTGCAGCTGCAGTCACTGTGTAATGGGCAGGGAGAAGGTACACTGGGTGGTAAGCAGAGCATCTTAATGTTGTCCTTGCTGAAATGCTTGAGGGACAGTGATGAAGCAAAGGGTTCATTATGGGCACTCACTCATGGCTGGATGGCAGGATGCTCTGCCTTTCCTTGCTATGTCTGCCATACAGCATTTTTGCACATCTCCTGTGCTGGATACTGAGGCTAGCTGATGCTCATCTGGTGAATGCCCATCTGTACATTTCCCTGCAAATACCCCAGCTGCACTCATGGCAAAATGCCTGTTGGGCTGAGTGATGTggggctgccagcagagccccGCTGCCCTTCCCCACAGCTCCCCACTGCTGCAACCCACAAAGTGCTGATGAAGAGAGAGCACCTAGAAATCCTTTGGCTGATTTCCATCCCCGTCTGGTTGGTAATTCCTTGATTTCATTCTTGCCTTAGCGAATAAGATTTCACACTGAAATAAATCTGCACCCAGCCATCAACTCCTTTCAAACTTATGGATGTTGCTGGGAAGGAGGGTGGGAACCCTGTAAGTGCAATCCCAGAGCCATCAGCATGCATGAATCATGTGAAGCCCCAAGTACCCCCAGGGACGCCAATGGAAGGGAACTGAAACCGGCATGCCCTGTGGGTGCCAAtcacagcaaaactgcagaataGTTTCTGAAGGAGTCGTCTGTTGTTCTTGATGATGAGAGAGTGATAGGGCTGGTTTTGTCCTCTGGGTGACTCTTTGTGTCTCATCcatgtttttattattactgttttttattataCAGCCAGGACTCCTCGTGGTGAGAATAACTGATCCCCGGGGTGTGTTCCTGATCTCCCCACCCTTTCTTTACCATCTCTTAGCTTGGAAATCACAGGGTGCCTCCTGGTGTCTGCTATTCGCTGTGCTGGCAGTAATTCCTTGAGGATAGAAGGACACTTGTGAAAGGAGCACTGCCCTGTCCTTGCCACTGCTTCAGTGCCCGGCCTTTCCCCTGCCTTCACAGTGCATGGGTGGTGATGActtagcatcatagaatggcttgagctggaagggacctcaaagatcatctcattccaaccccTCACTCGGTGGCATCCATCCCAGTTCATGGATGTTGCAATCCCAGAGAGCTTTCCTATGCTGAGTGATTTCTCCCTTGTCTCCTTTGGTGCAGGCCGTGAGTTCCGGGTCATCATCATCAGCACAGTCCACACCAGTGAGAGCCTGCATGTTTCAGCCTCCCACAACCTTGAGTTCTTCAACGAGGCCAGAGTGCTCAACACCATCATGACGAGGGCTCAGTCACAGGTCATTGTGGTGGGGGATGCGGTGGCCTTGTGCTCCCACGGTCAGTGCAGCAAGGTGTGGAAGCGCTTCATCCAGGAATGCATTGAGAAGGGGAGCATCTCCCCAGCAAACCTGACCATGGCCCAGATCAAACAGGCGGCGAGCGACAAGGAGAGCTGGTGCAGGAGGAGCCCAGAGGCCAATGATGAGGACAGCGACACGGATTCCTGGAGCTCTGAGACCGACAGCATGAATCCCGACGATCCCATCCTCCAGGAGCTCTTAGATGAGAGCAAGAACGTGCTGGTAACAGTGTCCGAAGAAGGGCTGCTCAATGTGAAGTCTGACACTTCGAACCAGTGGGAAGAGAGGCAGGAATACGTCAGCTTCTCATCTCAGGTGATGCAGAAATATCTGCACATGCACCCCCAAATGTACAAGAGGTGTGAGCTGGTCAAAGAAGGGTTTGACAAGGCTTCAGCCTTCCCCCTCGACGATTCTCCTGCCGTTACCATTCAGATCAAAGGCAGAGTGCACTGCGGGACAGCCTTCACTGGTGATGAAGTGCTTGTGGAAATcctgcagaacagcacagctgaCAGCAGCGGCCTGCGGCCCCAGGGGAAGGTGGTGGGCATCCTGAAACGTGCCGAGAGAGAGCGCAACTTCATCTGCACAATGGATGAGTTCGATCCCCGGGTGATGATACCCATCGATCCCACTGTCACCAAAATATTTGTCCCGGGGCTGAAAGAGAAACCTAATGTCATTCCCATCCGCAAGCTTGTCAATGGGAAGTACAAACTGGTCAGCTGGAAGAAGATCAACCAGGACACGAGGAGATGCCAGATCTTCTCTGTCCAGATCATTGCCTGGCGGGAGGGTTTCTACTACCCTTTGGGGATAGTAACTGAGATTTTGCATGTGGCTTTGACTTCAAAAGAAAGCTTAAGGATTCTCAACTCAGAGTATGGCTTGGAGAGGAAATACCCACCTGTTGTTACCAAGGAGTTAGCCAAATATAACGCCTCCAGCAAACCAAACCCCAGCAAGGAAAACCTGAGGGACTGTCGGAGTTACCTGACCTTCACTGTTGATCCTGAAGGTGCAAAGGATCTGGATGATGCTATCAGTGTCAGGGGCCTTGAACATCACTATGAGATTGGGATCCACATTGCAGATGTGGCCAGCATCATCCCCAAGGGCAGTGCTGTGGACGTGGAAGCAAAGAGGCGAGGTGTGAGCTACTATGCTCCTGAGCAGGAGCCAGTGCACATGCTCCCACCACACTTTAGCAACGACATCTGCAGCCTCCTGCCACAGAAGGACCGTCGTGTGATCTCCCTTTTTGTCAccatagaaaaaaagactgacaAGGTGACTAATGGAATCTTCACCCTCTCTGTGATCCGCTCGGACTGGCAGCTATCCTACGAAGAGGCAGAGCTCTGCATTCAGGACCACTACCGGGGAGGTGCAGATGCACTTCGTTTTGATACCCTGAAGGACTGCCTCGCTGTGGCCTATCACTTCTCCAGGATCCACAGGAAGTCTCGGTTGCAGGAGGACTGCTTCTATGACCAGCTGGATGAGGGAAGCTCCCCGGGCAACAGGGGGTCCCACCAGATGATAGAGGAGCTCATGATCATGTTCAATAGCTTTGTGGCTGAGTTCCTCACCAACAAGGAGGTCACCAAAAATGTCACTCCTGTCCGGTGTCAGGGAGAGCCAAATCCTCAACAGATTTTACTCATGAAAAACAAGTACAGCCATATCATTCCTCTGTCCCTCCACCTCTCACACCGCCTGAAAAATGAGCCTTCTAGCCAACCCCTCTCCAAAGAAGTTGAGTTCTGTCTCCTGGGCCCCATCTGGGAGCACCTGCAGTCCGCTGCACATCTCTCCGACCTCCAGAAGATGCTAGACCTTGTTGCTACTGATGACATCCACCCAAAACTAGCTCCTGTGGCCCTGGA
This genomic interval carries:
- the HELZ2 gene encoding helicase with zinc finger domain 2, which translates into the protein MPNAKGPAVLLGSLQRQLELLLVCSKCSVREDEITYHPRPVEHKCMCEILLARCRSRHSAAWRKVFRRPGFPNPARYIVCKYYRLGLGCSKHGNQCTFAWSPEEALVWNFEREHNLERRRLKAAVLLAQRGGNSSAQSGDSSSTEPLSACSEILSEFGGQFQEICRLCFFGCPQRISAGGHGRLCELHRVWDPLLVHVVTDSRRKKQYTAIRPCPEFMVTFSYCHFISKGQLCRHGEKRCQYAHSDVEMAVWEAEKEHGLARSDLLPAPEPCVENGKPSAPAPVHFYCRLCLVTFSSQESFENHCSSVEHAQMLLADTSVQWVHRAPPLGLSTFKLCSRAEVCEMGDGCTKAHSNEELQEWIQRREVAAKKKKQAIKEGLVSYRDRLIAEYQTCSNEVLIISEDVEGIKVVCQEPLDVHSEDRQLKYQWKFKVHSQKPLQHVALLKREPGANFYLSGNGLAKGLQYLRGEHVAMLPSDPPVAQVEVCLECCTLGVFEQWVVFDFGSRPVLMKKLKVRVGRREAAQRVPTGRRNGGTVNFVRWNRGNRVIVPSVVRTSEDVDLLAKYKPAALSLDSQREDRASAVITRINYRERMHSFLFREEEAEQALIAKLNLRVLISLTSTMQSLSMGMKIAQAGELFAEVPTPYNLSPDTDEGYLLNRSVPTAFLALDPPVDNRVYEVSVENKATTEKTIWLQIPKRCCSELNLKPKTSHNVEIQFQIDQLLFRQWHQAVDRLLDEKLVLPDVASCSIPCCFQQPQTGNSKQKLAISFITGQATSRRQVPPLLIYGPFGTGKTFTLAMATLEVIRQPNTRVLICTHTNSAADIYIREYFHKYVINGHPWAVPLRIISTDRPINLTDPTTQMYCCLTKDQRCFRYPTEEEIDRHQIIITTSMLSKNLKVAPGYFTHIMIDEAAQMLECEALIPLSYATFETRIVLAGDHMQITPKLFCVGDGQSADHTLLNRLFQFYQKAKHEVAMKSRIIFNENYRSTAGIIEFVSKHFYIGKGNAIHASGNIPPHPEIYPLVFCHVPGVVERDMSMTSWHNASEIIQVIEKVEELYQKWPHEWGVQDLKRICVVSHGIQVSAIRQELRKKQLPDVVVENYENLPGREFRVIIISTVHTSESLHVSASHNLEFFNEARVLNTIMTRAQSQVIVVGDAVALCSHGQCSKVWKRFIQECIEKGSISPANLTMAQIKQAASDKESWCRRSPEANDEDSDTDSWSSETDSMNPDDPILQELLDESKNVLVTVSEEGLLNVKSDTSNQWEERQEYVSFSSQVMQKYLHMHPQMYKRCELVKEGFDKASAFPLDDSPAVTIQIKGRVHCGTAFTGDEVLVEILQNSTADSSGLRPQGKVVGILKRAERERNFICTMDEFDPRVMIPIDPTVTKIFVPGLKEKPNVIPIRKLVNGKYKLVSWKKINQDTRRCQIFSVQIIAWREGFYYPLGIVTEILHVALTSKESLRILNSEYGLERKYPPVVTKELAKYNASSKPNPSKENLRDCRSYLTFTVDPEGAKDLDDAISVRGLEHHYEIGIHIADVASIIPKGSAVDVEAKRRGVSYYAPEQEPVHMLPPHFSNDICSLLPQKDRRVISLFVTIEKKTDKVTNGIFTLSVIRSDWQLSYEEAELCIQDHYRGGADALRFDTLKDCLAVAYHFSRIHRKSRLQEDCFYDQLDEGSSPGNRGSHQMIEELMIMFNSFVAEFLTNKEVTKNVTPVRCQGEPNPQQILLMKNKYSHIIPLSLHLSHRLKNEPSSQPLSKEVEFCLLGPIWEHLQSAAHLSDLQKMLDLVATDDIHPKLAPVALEFRRLLGRSYFCRSNSTAQSKVGHYSLNVDSYTWASSPIRRYMDIVVQRHLHSVLRKKPIACSSDDIDFLCHDFNRKNFKATTYEKRARCMQMATQLKGQVMQKIAFVVDIEGTDRYFKALFPLNRESLPDPHVINYRALQLIEQPVFLQDKSSVRLTWKRRMYSVETMKNHSLQPCHLHDHSVTFLQAKTWQDVLMAIRREEFDALPSLLQKSKQLYRRCVGWVRKSDCSHYVEIMVELSAGDTLQFQLTTDVFRGFLVPFVQLWCVTPGFDVCLQHTEKPIDCFSAYATLPSKDKYKNAVEYRKVWMPMSAMESASCAVAENDSIVLHDVKISWAKQRTSKGQLQGTFCLKESFLEECSIEVDFNHCYLCIRLGGLKLRSLQSDEECLSHSLQELTLGHKLKSKTKLVVDPDTYTWVAHGLTEEFGDDQKSDRNSQQTLNFYINYMSMENVPAEISQDSARFTVELIPKMLPDVRKENAIWKLQHASKLAKSIALGHEPPSKVTKSKILQQKSFDLPGSQRKLNQSQNEAVLNALRKPFTLIQGPPGTGKTVVGTHIVYWFHKLNEEAATEEPLPCPAEDEPQGKKCILYCGPSNKSVDVVAEILMKMKGLKPLRVYGEAIETLEYPYPGSSRHLSRKALRDAKPNRELSKIILHHRIRQPGNPKYYLICEFDRRVRAGEEITEEEIKKHKYILKEARAYELARHDVILCTCSSASANSLEKLNVKQILIDECAMSTEPETLIPLVSYPSADKVVLLGDHKQLKPVVNSDFCKSLGMETSLFERYQKQAWMLDTQYRMHKNICEFPSQEFYEHRLKTCPQLHRIPSVLYHKNNRCCPIIFGHVEGKEQSLVITTEEGNENSKANLEEVEQAVRTAKQLTLDGTIRPESIAILSPYNAQVSEINKRLLKEGICGITVCTIMKSQGSEWRYVILSTVRSCPRHEIDRKPTKSWQKKYLGFVTDPNQVNVGITRAQEGLCIIGNRYLLECNPLWRRLLQHYINHNCYTTGQGICVRRASPFHR